Proteins co-encoded in one Acidithiobacillus caldus ATCC 51756 genomic window:
- a CDS encoding PilW family protein has protein sequence MSTQNMGRVGADRLAEAGISLVELLVGLVVTSLLAIAVFSFFLNTSQGISQQNASGEMWQRGRNALALMRQAIESAGYGLPSYSQCPNGVVGSTTNGVGTAGALVAITASTQSSGSGYDPSTTAGINTYAFSTVIGGGAFGGAPTTTVNSQSGVNLKVQSLNNLQPGDLALIALPGTGVCVFGQMTNVAGKGTLNSDCSVTGGGNSQGSSGTVVFNSGKGNSVCFQANPNQIFSQVNPTTGGTLNSAAFQGASLYDLGASQFLFETFAIQENPAGSTPTLVMTQYTGLQATPPTPQPLATGVVDMQLRYGVGSNGQVQNWIRPENYAPSATQQIVAVQLAMLIRSDRYLPNSLSPASFNILGDTYTVPTQNGPGCLQGNCRHYSYHLFQTVVPVRNGIWSTQ, from the coding sequence ATGTCCACACAAAACATGGGTCGCGTTGGCGCAGATCGTCTAGCCGAGGCCGGAATCAGCCTGGTAGAGCTGTTGGTGGGGTTGGTGGTAACCAGCTTGCTCGCCATTGCCGTCTTCAGTTTTTTCCTGAATACCAGCCAGGGGATAAGTCAACAGAATGCCTCGGGAGAAATGTGGCAGCGGGGCAGGAATGCCCTGGCCTTGATGCGCCAGGCCATCGAGTCGGCCGGTTATGGCTTGCCGAGCTACAGTCAATGTCCCAATGGCGTGGTTGGTTCTACGACCAACGGTGTCGGAACCGCCGGCGCACTGGTGGCCATTACGGCTTCTACGCAGAGTTCCGGCAGCGGCTACGATCCCTCGACTACGGCGGGGATCAACACCTATGCCTTTTCCACGGTTATTGGCGGCGGTGCTTTTGGTGGTGCGCCCACCACCACGGTCAATTCACAAAGCGGTGTGAACCTCAAGGTTCAGAGTCTCAACAATCTACAGCCAGGCGATTTAGCACTGATTGCTTTGCCCGGTACGGGCGTCTGTGTCTTTGGACAGATGACCAATGTTGCTGGCAAGGGTACGCTCAACTCCGACTGCTCTGTGACGGGCGGGGGCAACTCTCAGGGCAGCAGTGGTACAGTCGTTTTTAACTCTGGGAAAGGCAATAGTGTTTGTTTCCAGGCCAACCCCAATCAGATATTCAGCCAGGTGAATCCGACGACCGGCGGCACGCTCAATTCTGCAGCGTTTCAAGGTGCATCTCTCTACGATCTCGGCGCCAGTCAGTTCCTCTTTGAGACCTTTGCCATCCAGGAGAATCCGGCGGGCAGTACTCCAACTTTGGTCATGACGCAATACACTGGCCTGCAGGCGACACCGCCAACACCGCAGCCGCTGGCCACGGGTGTGGTGGATATGCAGTTGCGCTACGGTGTGGGTAGTAATGGGCAGGTGCAGAACTGGATTCGCCCAGAAAACTATGCGCCCAGCGCGACCCAACAGATTGTGGCGGTGCAGTTGGCCATGCTCATTCGCAGCGATCGCTACCTGCCAAATAGTTTGAGCCCCGCAAGTTTCAATATACTGGGAGATACTTATACAGTGCCCACCCAAAACGGGCCGGGCTGCCTCCAGGGAAACTGCCGGCATTACAGTTACCATTTATTCCAGACGGTCGTGCCCGTACGTAATGGGATTTGGAGCACGCAATGA
- a CDS encoding IS256 family transposase produces MQESTGFDGGMGELGLNIEGLLRRSARQLIQQAIEGEVQVLLEEYAAVRMVDGRRAVVRNGYLPEREILTAVGPVPVQVPKVRDRSGSGVVFRSSLVPPYVRKSRTVAAALPWLYLHGVSSGRMHEALSVLLGEEAKGLSPAVLGRLKVEWAQEHAQWQRRSLQGKRYAYWWADGVYTQLRAEDDPRMCLLVIIGVTAEGKKEVVAVTDGLRESKASWLEILRDLRDRGLQEAPLLAIGDGAMGFWAALDEIYPQTRHQRCWVHKTANILNELPKRLQGKAKAALQAIWMADTREAAEKAWQAFVRDYQAKYPRAVAKLEKDRDVLLTFFDFPAEHWRHIRSSNAIESTFATVRQRSSRTKNCVSRATFLGLSYKLIQQAERHWRGIQHPERLRELFAGVTFVDGMPANETRLDPQQDAA; encoded by the coding sequence ATGCAAGAGAGTACTGGTTTCGACGGAGGAATGGGAGAGTTGGGCCTGAACATCGAGGGCTTATTGCGGCGGTCCGCGCGCCAGCTGATCCAACAGGCCATCGAGGGCGAGGTGCAGGTGCTGCTGGAGGAGTATGCCGCGGTACGCATGGTCGATGGTCGCCGGGCCGTCGTGCGGAATGGATATCTGCCGGAGCGGGAGATCCTGACAGCGGTCGGCCCCGTGCCTGTACAGGTCCCCAAGGTGCGAGACCGCTCCGGTTCGGGCGTGGTCTTCCGTTCTTCCCTGGTACCGCCCTACGTGCGCAAGTCGCGGACCGTGGCCGCAGCGCTCCCCTGGTTGTACCTGCACGGGGTATCGTCGGGACGGATGCACGAGGCGCTGTCTGTTCTCCTGGGCGAGGAGGCCAAGGGGCTTTCTCCGGCCGTGCTGGGACGCTTGAAAGTCGAATGGGCGCAAGAGCATGCCCAATGGCAGCGCCGGTCTCTACAGGGAAAACGCTACGCCTATTGGTGGGCCGACGGGGTCTATACCCAGCTGCGGGCGGAGGACGATCCCCGGATGTGTCTCTTGGTCATTATTGGCGTGACGGCCGAGGGCAAGAAGGAGGTCGTGGCGGTCACCGACGGTTTACGGGAGTCCAAAGCCTCCTGGCTAGAGATCCTGCGGGACTTGCGCGACCGCGGGCTGCAGGAGGCGCCACTACTGGCCATAGGAGATGGGGCGATGGGTTTCTGGGCCGCCCTGGACGAGATTTACCCACAAACCCGTCATCAGCGCTGTTGGGTGCACAAGACGGCCAACATCCTCAACGAGCTACCGAAGCGCCTTCAGGGGAAAGCCAAGGCCGCCCTGCAGGCGATCTGGATGGCCGACACCCGTGAAGCTGCGGAGAAAGCCTGGCAAGCCTTCGTGCGGGACTACCAGGCCAAATATCCCAGAGCGGTCGCAAAGCTCGAGAAGGACCGGGACGTGCTGCTGACCTTCTTCGACTTCCCGGCAGAGCACTGGCGGCATATCCGCAGCAGCAACGCCATCGAATCGACCTTCGCCACCGTACGGCAACGCAGCAGCCGCACTAAAAACTGTGTCTCTCGAGCCACTTTCCTTGGCCTGAGCTACAAGCTCATCCAGCAGGCAGAGAGACACTGGCGCGGGATTCAGCATCCGGAAAGACTGCGCGAGCTCTTTGCCGGGGTGACATTTGTCGATGGGATGCCTGCCAACGAAACCCGGCTGGATCCTCAACAGGACGCCGCCTGA
- a CDS encoding DUF2173 family protein — protein MSADLNKVMQLAGAVAAGQFSADGKMLAKEGHIDDETAHMVAMMCAANTMMGKMQAENFSKHSQMHWAPFHGFAVSAGDYTVCTMGHVGVFVETAKADFNEVFKVLGEVAHAH, from the coding sequence ATGTCTGCTGATCTCAATAAGGTAATGCAGTTGGCGGGTGCAGTGGCTGCCGGACAGTTCAGTGCCGACGGCAAGATGCTGGCCAAGGAAGGCCACATCGACGACGAAACCGCGCACATGGTCGCCATGATGTGCGCTGCCAACACCATGATGGGCAAGATGCAGGCTGAAAACTTCAGCAAGCACAGCCAGATGCACTGGGCTCCCTTCCACGGCTTCGCCGTCTCCGCAGGCGACTACACCGTCTGCACCATGGGCCACGTTGGCGTCTTCGTAGAAACCGCCAAGGCGGATTTCAACGAAGTGTTCAAGGTGCTGGGTGAAGTGGCACACGCCCACTGA
- the tpx gene encoding thiol peroxidase, whose translation MQPTLKGHTVPLKGHFPEAGATAKPATLTNAQLEDKALDSFTGWRVLNIFPSIDTPTCAASVRRFNELAAKHPECSVLCISADLPFAQQRFCGAEGLERVHTLSCFRHPEFGADYGVEIAGGPLQGLLARAVIVLDPQGKVVHSEMVARIEDEPNYEAALAHLPH comes from the coding sequence ATGCAACCCACACTCAAAGGTCACACCGTCCCCCTCAAGGGTCATTTCCCGGAGGCTGGCGCTACCGCCAAGCCGGCCACCCTCACCAACGCGCAACTAGAGGACAAGGCCCTGGACAGCTTCACCGGCTGGCGGGTGCTGAACATCTTCCCCAGTATCGATACCCCCACCTGCGCCGCTTCCGTGCGCCGTTTCAACGAACTCGCCGCAAAACATCCGGAGTGCAGCGTGTTGTGCATTTCCGCCGACCTACCCTTTGCCCAGCAACGTTTCTGTGGCGCCGAAGGTCTGGAGCGTGTTCACACCCTGTCCTGCTTCCGCCACCCGGAATTCGGCGCGGATTACGGGGTGGAGATCGCTGGCGGACCCCTTCAGGGACTCCTGGCCCGCGCCGTCATCGTCCTCGACCCTCAGGGCAAGGTAGTACACAGCGAGATGGTTGCCCGAATCGAAGACGAGCCCAACTACGAAGCCGCCCTTGCCCACCTGCCCCACTGA
- a CDS encoding penicillin-binding protein 1A, which produces MAKARTPAARQQKPKRHIGRWVLIIVLLILANLFIGVGIYLYRIWETLPPVHELKEWRPDEPLRIYAADGSLLQIVGPQTRFALPLDRIPVKLQEAFIAAENARFYSENPLYYPVSFPGILRAAWVDLIHMAPVQGASTIPEQVARNFYLTPQKTITRKVAEILLAYKLAQHFSRKQILELYLNKIYLGQGAYGVQAAARTYYGKNVDQLTLGEMATIAGLPPAPSYLNPVVNPELAKKRRAYVLKRMEIRGYIDRAQVEKAEAEPILSQYHTTASNSAPYVTEWIADWLSQQFGSDFTFRSGLKVYTTIVPQDQIAANRAVAVGLENYDMGLSSLDPKAYRGPIATLSGAALQDALKGKRPSMLPARDPANLRWGVVESSTAKSAQVSLEGKQTVTLTLKDVSWARPRYGAPKPRSVDAVLHPGDLIWLRPYVEASTAGAGQEWGANVWSSPGPHAGWQLTQIPQVQGALVSLDSRSGAITALVGGFSYEMSHFNRAIYAYRQPGSGFKPFVYAAAMDAPALLAAGHDHYLTPQSLIADTPLSITLPNGQVYSPTNYSNKFSSTPIPVWANLAYSHNVPSVRILMDIGIPYAAQYVQRFGFPPKQIPMVPSMVLGSGDYTPLQMARGYAVFSSGGFLPKPYLIRKIVNSNGTQISLLNCPLGYAPPPDETAIPPGVAYLMTEMMQQVIKIGTGVAAQSLGRNDIAGKTGTTNHETNAWFNGFTPKITTTVWVGYDDNRSMGRWAAGAREALPIWIHYMRTAISTRPQGGFFRPPDVAGPTESSASPVGVADYLAAYPPVAATASSESGEGSATDSGSKLIETIKNLF; this is translated from the coding sequence ATGGCCAAGGCCAGAACGCCTGCTGCGCGCCAGCAAAAACCCAAGCGCCACATCGGCCGCTGGGTGCTCATCATCGTCCTGCTCATTCTCGCCAACCTCTTCATCGGGGTCGGCATTTACCTCTACCGTATCTGGGAAACCCTGCCGCCAGTGCACGAACTCAAGGAGTGGCGTCCCGACGAGCCTCTGCGCATCTACGCCGCCGATGGCTCGCTGTTGCAGATCGTCGGGCCCCAGACTCGCTTTGCCTTACCCCTGGACCGCATTCCCGTCAAGCTGCAGGAAGCGTTCATCGCGGCGGAAAACGCCCGCTTCTATAGCGAAAACCCCCTCTACTATCCCGTGAGCTTCCCGGGCATCCTGCGCGCGGCCTGGGTCGACCTCATCCACATGGCGCCGGTACAGGGCGCCAGCACCATCCCCGAGCAGGTTGCGCGCAACTTCTACCTCACGCCCCAAAAGACCATCACCCGCAAAGTGGCGGAAATTCTCCTCGCCTACAAACTGGCCCAGCACTTCAGCCGCAAGCAGATCCTCGAGCTCTACCTCAACAAGATTTACCTGGGCCAGGGCGCCTATGGTGTGCAGGCGGCGGCGCGTACCTACTACGGAAAGAATGTCGACCAACTGACCCTGGGCGAGATGGCAACCATTGCCGGCCTGCCACCCGCGCCCTCTTACCTCAACCCGGTGGTCAATCCGGAGCTGGCCAAGAAGCGGCGCGCCTACGTACTGAAACGCATGGAGATTCGCGGTTACATCGACCGCGCCCAGGTGGAAAAGGCCGAAGCCGAGCCCATCCTCTCCCAGTACCACACCACCGCCAGCAATTCCGCGCCCTACGTGACGGAATGGATTGCCGACTGGCTGAGCCAGCAGTTTGGCAGCGACTTTACCTTCCGCTCTGGGCTCAAGGTTTATACCACCATCGTGCCTCAGGACCAGATCGCCGCAAACCGTGCCGTGGCCGTTGGTCTGGAAAACTACGACATGGGCCTATCGAGCCTCGACCCCAAGGCCTATCGCGGGCCCATTGCTACCCTATCCGGCGCTGCCCTGCAAGATGCGCTCAAGGGCAAACGTCCCAGTATGTTGCCCGCGCGGGATCCAGCCAACCTGCGCTGGGGCGTGGTGGAGAGCAGCACCGCCAAATCGGCCCAGGTTTCCTTGGAGGGCAAGCAGACGGTAACCTTGACCCTAAAGGACGTCAGCTGGGCACGACCGCGTTACGGCGCACCGAAGCCCCGCAGCGTGGATGCCGTACTCCATCCCGGTGATCTCATCTGGCTGCGTCCCTACGTCGAGGCCAGCACCGCCGGTGCCGGGCAGGAATGGGGAGCCAACGTCTGGTCTTCACCCGGCCCCCATGCCGGCTGGCAGCTCACCCAGATCCCCCAGGTACAGGGTGCTCTCGTGAGTCTCGACAGTCGCTCCGGCGCCATCACCGCCCTGGTCGGCGGTTTCAGCTACGAGATGAGTCACTTCAACCGCGCCATCTACGCTTATCGCCAGCCGGGGTCGGGCTTCAAACCCTTCGTCTACGCCGCGGCCATGGACGCCCCAGCGCTCCTCGCTGCCGGCCACGACCACTACCTGACGCCACAGAGCCTCATCGCCGACACGCCCTTGTCCATTACCCTGCCCAACGGTCAGGTATACAGCCCCACCAACTACAGCAATAAGTTTTCCAGCACACCCATCCCGGTGTGGGCCAACCTCGCCTACTCCCACAACGTGCCCAGCGTCCGCATCCTCATGGACATCGGCATACCCTACGCGGCCCAATATGTGCAGCGTTTTGGCTTTCCGCCCAAGCAGATCCCGATGGTGCCCTCCATGGTCCTGGGTTCCGGCGACTACACCCCCCTGCAGATGGCGCGTGGCTACGCGGTGTTTTCCAGCGGCGGATTCCTGCCCAAGCCCTACCTCATCCGCAAGATCGTCAATTCCAACGGTACCCAGATTTCCCTGCTGAATTGCCCATTGGGCTATGCACCGCCACCGGATGAGACGGCCATCCCACCGGGGGTTGCCTACCTCATGACCGAGATGATGCAGCAGGTCATCAAGATCGGCACCGGCGTTGCCGCACAGAGCCTGGGGCGCAACGACATTGCCGGCAAGACCGGCACGACCAACCACGAAACCAACGCCTGGTTCAACGGCTTCACCCCCAAGATCACCACCACGGTCTGGGTGGGCTACGACGACAATCGCAGCATGGGCCGTTGGGCAGCGGGCGCACGTGAGGCCCTGCCCATCTGGATCCACTACATGCGCACGGCCATCTCCACCCGACCCCAGGGCGGCTTTTTCCGGCCACCCGATGTGGCAGGACCGACGGAGAGCAGCGCGAGCCCCGTTGGCGTCGCCGATTACCTGGCTGCCTATCCGCCCGTGGCCGCCACCGCTTCCAGCGAGAGTGGCGAGGGCAGTGCCACGGATTCCGGCAGCAAGCTCATCGAGACCATCAAAAATCTGTTCTGA
- the gltX gene encoding glutamate--tRNA ligase, translating into MIQKSRFAPSPTGYLHLGNARTALFAWLAARHDGGHFLLRIEDTDRERSPQQYEDALLEDLRWLGLDWDEGPDCGGDFGPYRQMERLGIYGELYQRLLDAHLAYPCYCTPEMLAAEREAQRAAGRAPRYSGRCRELDAAARAELEALGRQPSLRFRVASTGRLRVDDLIWGEREYSLEDLGDFVIRRSDGSPAFFFANAVDDALMGVDLVLRGEDHLSNTPRQILILQALGMKAPTYGHLPLLLGSDGQPLSKRHGAASLRDLRAEGFLPEAVRNYLARLGHHYGEADGRLLTDEELRREFRLDAIGRAPAHFDLAQLEHWQAQAVQSSTTEQLAQWLAPVLDESLSPAERLAFVELIRPNIRFPAQARDWLQRFVRDPEPDEEALDVLRETPEAFWMVAAATFEAENGDWKDWVTALQEASGRRGRALFQPLRAALTGRLHGPELAGWCRLLGAERCRQRLSQAGRRARVAV; encoded by the coding sequence ATGATTCAGAAGAGTCGCTTTGCGCCCAGCCCCACCGGATACCTGCACCTCGGCAATGCGCGCACGGCCCTCTTTGCCTGGCTGGCGGCGCGGCACGATGGTGGACATTTTCTGCTGCGCATCGAGGACACCGACCGAGAGCGCTCGCCGCAGCAATACGAAGATGCCCTGCTGGAGGATCTGCGCTGGCTTGGGTTGGACTGGGATGAGGGGCCGGATTGCGGGGGTGACTTCGGTCCTTATCGGCAGATGGAGCGGTTGGGGATCTACGGGGAGCTTTACCAGCGCCTGCTGGATGCTCACTTGGCCTACCCCTGTTATTGCACGCCCGAGATGCTGGCGGCTGAGCGGGAAGCGCAGCGGGCGGCTGGCCGTGCGCCGCGCTACTCCGGCCGTTGTCGCGAGCTGGATGCCGCCGCGCGGGCCGAGCTCGAGGCCCTTGGTCGGCAACCCAGTCTGCGCTTTCGGGTGGCGTCGACCGGTCGCCTGCGCGTGGATGACCTCATCTGGGGTGAACGGGAATACTCCCTGGAGGACCTGGGGGATTTCGTCATTCGCCGCAGCGACGGCTCGCCAGCCTTCTTCTTTGCCAACGCCGTCGACGACGCGCTCATGGGTGTCGATCTCGTTCTCCGCGGAGAGGATCACCTCAGTAATACGCCGCGGCAGATTCTGATTCTGCAGGCCCTGGGGATGAAGGCACCTACCTACGGGCACCTGCCGCTGCTCTTGGGCAGCGATGGTCAGCCCTTGTCCAAGCGCCACGGCGCCGCCAGCCTGCGCGATCTGCGCGCAGAAGGCTTTTTGCCCGAGGCCGTGCGCAACTATCTGGCGCGGCTGGGGCACCATTATGGCGAGGCGGATGGTCGACTCCTGACGGACGAGGAATTGCGTCGGGAATTTCGCCTGGATGCCATCGGTCGCGCTCCGGCGCACTTCGATCTGGCCCAGCTGGAGCATTGGCAGGCGCAGGCCGTTCAATCATCGACCACGGAGCAGCTGGCACAATGGCTTGCACCGGTGCTGGACGAGTCCTTGTCGCCCGCCGAGCGTCTCGCCTTTGTGGAACTGATCCGCCCCAATATCCGTTTCCCGGCGCAGGCGCGGGATTGGTTGCAACGCTTTGTGCGTGACCCCGAGCCCGACGAGGAGGCGCTGGACGTGTTGCGGGAGACCCCAGAGGCGTTCTGGATGGTGGCGGCAGCGACCTTCGAGGCGGAAAATGGTGACTGGAAAGACTGGGTCACCGCCTTGCAGGAAGCCAGCGGGCGCCGCGGGCGTGCCCTTTTTCAGCCCCTGCGTGCGGCGCTTACGGGGCGCCTGCACGGTCCAGAGCTTGCCGGCTGGTGCAGGCTGCTGGGGGCGGAGCGCTGCCGGCAGCGCCTGTCCCAGGCAGGGCGCCGAGCACGGGTAGCGGTCTGA
- the cysS gene encoding cysteine--tRNA ligase, giving the protein MSESLPPIHIHDSMEGRKLPLSLVQPGKVGIYVCGMTVYDFCHLGHARVMVTFDTVVRYLRARGLEVTYVRNITDIDDKIIRRAAERGEGLDSLTQRFIDAMHEDEVALGCIAPTVEPRATQHVGQMLELIETLVRRGHAYAPGNGDVYYAVRSFPAYGRLSGRSLEELHSGARVEPGEDKRDPLDFALWKAAKPGEPAWDSPWGPGRPGWHIECSAMSQETLGCRFDIHGGGADLLFPHHENEIAQSQGAGCAFAQHWMHNGFVRIDEEKMSKSLGNFRLVRDLLPIYGGEVLRFFILNSHYRSPLNFSEKLLEQARSGLTRLYTALRELPDDDGSILPEDSWGPRFHSAMADDFHTPEALAVLFDLAREINRRRDAGEPFAALARRLRELGAVLGILQRRPEDFLRGDAAGIDVDWIEGRIAARAAARRERNFAEADRLRKELEECGILLEDGPGGTTWRQAGGRGGVA; this is encoded by the coding sequence ATGAGCGAGAGTCTGCCCCCCATCCACATTCACGACAGCATGGAGGGGCGCAAGCTGCCCCTGAGTCTCGTGCAGCCCGGCAAGGTCGGTATCTATGTCTGTGGCATGACGGTCTACGATTTCTGTCACCTGGGCCACGCTCGGGTCATGGTGACCTTCGATACCGTGGTGCGCTACCTGCGCGCGCGCGGCCTGGAGGTGACCTACGTGCGCAACATCACGGATATCGACGACAAGATCATCCGGCGGGCGGCGGAACGGGGCGAAGGCTTGGATAGCCTGACCCAGCGCTTCATTGACGCCATGCACGAGGACGAGGTGGCCCTGGGGTGCATTGCACCCACCGTGGAACCGCGAGCCACCCAGCACGTGGGCCAGATGCTGGAGCTCATCGAGACCCTGGTGCGCCGTGGTCATGCCTATGCGCCGGGTAATGGCGATGTCTACTATGCCGTGCGCAGTTTTCCCGCGTATGGTCGCCTCTCGGGTCGTAGTCTGGAGGAGCTGCACAGTGGTGCGCGTGTGGAACCGGGTGAAGACAAACGCGATCCCCTGGACTTTGCCCTGTGGAAGGCTGCCAAGCCCGGCGAGCCGGCCTGGGATTCCCCCTGGGGCCCGGGTCGACCGGGCTGGCACATCGAGTGTTCGGCCATGTCCCAGGAGACCCTGGGCTGTCGTTTCGATATCCATGGCGGTGGCGCCGACCTGCTCTTTCCCCACCACGAGAATGAGATCGCGCAGTCTCAGGGGGCAGGTTGCGCTTTTGCCCAGCATTGGATGCACAACGGCTTCGTTCGCATCGACGAGGAGAAAATGTCCAAGTCGCTGGGCAACTTTCGTCTGGTGCGGGATCTTTTACCGATCTACGGTGGTGAGGTGCTGCGCTTTTTCATCCTCAACAGCCACTACCGCAGCCCCCTCAATTTCAGTGAAAAACTCCTGGAGCAGGCGCGCTCGGGGCTGACGCGACTGTACACGGCCCTGCGCGAGCTTCCCGATGACGACGGCTCGATCCTGCCCGAAGACTCATGGGGCCCGAGATTTCACAGTGCCATGGCCGACGATTTCCATACCCCGGAAGCGCTGGCGGTGCTCTTTGATCTCGCGCGCGAGATCAACCGCCGCCGCGATGCCGGTGAACCTTTCGCGGCACTGGCGAGGCGCCTGCGCGAGCTGGGCGCGGTGCTGGGTATCCTGCAACGGCGGCCGGAGGATTTCTTGCGCGGCGACGCCGCAGGTATCGATGTGGACTGGATCGAGGGCCGCATTGCCGCCCGCGCTGCGGCACGCCGGGAACGCAACTTTGCCGAGGCCGATCGTCTGCGCAAGGAGCTGGAGGAGTGCGGTATCCTTCTGGAGGACGGGCCCGGGGGCACGACTTGGCGTCAGGCTGGAGGTCGTGGCGGAGTGGCGTGA
- a CDS encoding Rne/Rng family ribonuclease has product MKRMLINATHPEELRVALVDGQKLLDLDIEHTFREQKKSNVYKGRITRIEPSLEAAFVDYGAERHGFLPLKEISREYFSQPEQPGRKRIQDLVREGQEVIVQVDKEERSSKGAALTTFVSLAGRYLVLMPNNPRAGGVSRRIEGEDRTQIRQHLQMLDIPDNMGVIARTAGIGQDFEALQRDLEYLKQIWQAIVEAAEKAPAPFLIYQEGNVVVRALRDHFSEDIGEVLIDDESAFQAAQQFMTAMMPKVLNRLKLYDNDIPLFSRYQIEQQIESAFSREVRLESGGAIVIDHTEALVAIDVNSGKSTKGQDIAETAFQTNLEAAEEVARQIRLRDLGGLIVVDLIDMESPKHQREVESRLKEALKLDRARVQVGRISRFGLLEMSRQRLGASLEEASYEPCPRCSGTGQIRGCEGTALHVLRLLHEEALKAGAAEVECKVPVDVAVYLLNEKRLPLLELEAKSNTRITIIPDPALLTPHYEIQRVKAEATPAHNERTNSSRNLRDLPNRPARAQNGAAQAALNPLTAPPPPSVLPPPKTLPQSPQQRDKSASKTATPPSEGILARFVRALVSRYEPVDSQTFLTRALGEEAIPPAAEPVSGDVETKASGDTETPSGRSRRRRRGGRRARARRQSGQDERPHDGNDEADAAPPTTAMDLEVAPPGREVRRPKEALEWSDPASSPEPPADEALRYPATRIPRADDWH; this is encoded by the coding sequence ATGAAACGCATGCTGATCAATGCCACCCATCCTGAGGAGTTGCGGGTGGCCCTCGTCGATGGTCAAAAACTCCTCGATCTCGATATCGAACACACCTTCAGGGAACAGAAAAAGAGCAACGTCTATAAAGGGCGTATCACCCGCATCGAGCCCAGCCTCGAAGCCGCCTTCGTCGACTACGGGGCCGAGCGCCACGGCTTCCTTCCCCTCAAGGAGATCTCCCGGGAATACTTCAGTCAACCCGAGCAGCCAGGACGCAAGCGTATCCAGGACCTGGTGCGCGAGGGACAAGAGGTCATCGTGCAGGTGGACAAGGAAGAGCGCTCCAGCAAGGGTGCCGCCCTGACCACCTTCGTCAGCCTGGCGGGGCGCTACCTCGTGCTCATGCCCAACAATCCGCGCGCCGGCGGGGTTTCCCGTCGCATCGAGGGCGAAGACCGCACCCAGATCCGCCAGCACCTGCAGATGCTGGATATTCCGGACAACATGGGGGTCATCGCCCGCACCGCCGGTATCGGCCAGGATTTCGAGGCCCTGCAGCGGGATCTCGAGTACCTCAAGCAAATCTGGCAAGCCATCGTCGAGGCGGCGGAGAAAGCGCCTGCGCCCTTCCTCATCTATCAGGAAGGCAACGTCGTGGTGCGCGCCCTGCGCGATCATTTCTCCGAGGACATCGGCGAGGTGCTCATCGACGACGAGAGTGCCTTCCAGGCGGCCCAGCAGTTCATGACGGCCATGATGCCCAAGGTGCTGAATCGGCTGAAGCTCTACGACAACGACATCCCCCTCTTCAGCCGCTACCAGATCGAGCAGCAGATCGAGTCGGCCTTCAGCCGCGAGGTGCGTCTGGAGTCGGGCGGTGCCATCGTCATCGACCACACCGAGGCCCTCGTTGCCATCGACGTCAACTCCGGCAAATCCACCAAGGGCCAGGACATTGCCGAGACGGCCTTCCAGACCAATCTCGAGGCGGCGGAGGAAGTCGCCCGGCAAATCCGCCTGCGCGATCTGGGCGGTCTCATCGTCGTCGATCTCATCGACATGGAATCGCCCAAGCATCAGCGCGAGGTGGAATCGCGTCTGAAGGAGGCCCTCAAGCTGGACCGCGCCCGGGTGCAGGTGGGGCGCATCTCCCGTTTCGGTCTGCTGGAAATGTCGCGCCAAAGGCTCGGCGCGAGTCTGGAGGAGGCCTCCTACGAACCCTGCCCCCGTTGCAGTGGCACGGGCCAGATCCGTGGCTGCGAAGGGACGGCTCTGCACGTGCTGCGCCTGTTGCACGAGGAAGCGCTCAAGGCCGGGGCGGCAGAGGTGGAGTGCAAGGTGCCCGTGGACGTGGCCGTCTATCTCCTGAATGAAAAACGGCTCCCGCTGCTGGAGCTGGAGGCCAAGAGCAACACCCGCATCACTATAATTCCCGATCCCGCCCTCCTCACCCCGCACTACGAGATCCAGCGGGTCAAGGCGGAAGCGACGCCGGCCCACAACGAACGGACCAACAGCAGCCGCAACCTGCGCGACCTGCCCAACCGCCCGGCCCGAGCCCAGAACGGGGCGGCCCAGGCGGCGCTCAATCCTCTGACGGCACCGCCACCACCCAGCGTGTTGCCGCCTCCAAAAACGCTGCCCCAAAGCCCACAGCAGCGGGACAAATCCGCATCCAAGACGGCGACGCCCCCCAGCGAGGGCATCCTTGCTCGTTTCGTTCGGGCCCTGGTGTCGCGCTACGAACCCGTGGATTCCCAGACCTTCCTTACCCGCGCCCTGGGCGAGGAGGCCATCCCCCCTGCTGCCGAACCCGTGAGCGGCGACGTGGAGACCAAAGCTTCTGGGGATACGGAAACTCCATCCGGACGCAGTCGGCGCAGACGCCGAGGTGGTCGGCGGGCACGGGCGCGGCGCCAGAGTGGGCAGGACGAGCGTCCCCATGACGGCAACGACGAGGCCGATGCAGCGCCCCCGACCACGGCAATGGATTTGGAAGTCGCTCCGCCGGGGAGAGAGGTACGCCGCCCGAAGGAAGCCTTGGAATGGAGTGACCCCGCATCGAGCCCGGAGCCTCCCGCCGACGAAGCCCTGCGCTACCCCGCGACCCGGATTCCTCGCGCCGACGACTGGCACTAG